One region of Bombyx mori chromosome 27, ASM3026992v2 genomic DNA includes:
- the LOC110385148 gene encoding peroxidase skpo-1 produces the protein MIIFVFLSLFAVTVNCIFYDSYTGNVISKDEVKQHDKANNTFWCVGEFEPCDPNEGRRVDGSCNNLQHPTRGASHTPFVRVLPAVYDKDFEPKTAKSGNAMPTPRYLRTNLWSVGKVSSQLFTQLAIHDFVFMSADVVSLHDTVKYIIWKPYCCTAKGKTDRDCVQNKIPDDDPVHRFSDIRCLNMTRPESFQSTGCVKNGTVPERITSSTPLLDLSMLYGSDLKSLLAKGRLFKGGLLKYEISNGRIWPPSTKSQINLCLLNDKPRETRCHATRKCHSGISTQ, from the exons atgattatttttgtttttttatctcTATTCGCCGTTACAGTTAATTGCATATTTTATGATTCTTACACGGGTAATGTTATTAGTAAAGATGAAGTGAAACAACACGACAAAGCGAATAACACTTT ttgGTGTGTCGGAGAGTTCGAACCTTGTGACCCGAACGAAGGCCGACGGGTTGATGGCTCCTGCAATAATCTCCAACACCCAACCAGAGGCGCCAGTCATACTCCATTCGTCAGAGTCCTACCAGCTGTTTACGATAAAG ATTTTGAACCGAAAACGGCGAAATCCGGAAATGCTATGCCCACTCCAAGGTATTTAAGAACCAATCTGTGGAGTGTGGGCAAGGTTTCCAGCCAATTGTTTACTCAACTAGCGATTCATGATTTCGTTTTCATGTCTGCTGATGTAGTGTCTCTTCATGATACAG taaaatatattatatggaaGCCATATTGCTGTACGGCCAAAGGAAAAACTGATAGAGATTGCGTACAGAATAAAATACCTGATGATGATCCGGTGCACCGCTTCTCAGACATCAGGTGTCTGAACATGACGCGACCGGAGTCTTTCCAATCCACTGGCTGTGTGAAAAATGGAACAGTTCCAGAAAGG ATCACATCATCGACACCTCTGCTGGACCTTTCGATGTTATATGGAAGCGATCTGAAATCGCTTTTGGCAAAAGGAAGACTATTCAAAGGAGGCTTACTGAAGTATGAGATTTCGAATGGAAGAATCTGGCCTCCAAGCACCAAATCTCAAATTAACCTTTGCTTATTAAACGACAAGCCTAGAGAAACAAGATGTCATGCAACACGTAAGTGTCATTCTGGCATCAGCACACAGTAA